One window from the genome of Eucalyptus grandis isolate ANBG69807.140 chromosome 7, ASM1654582v1, whole genome shotgun sequence encodes:
- the LOC104454046 gene encoding probable pectinesterase/pectinesterase inhibitor 46: MASTKAYGKISEAEQAMLDARRCTRKRTIVISLSSIVLVAIGVAAVVGTSVHANNMSSGKPRPLSTSVKAVCDVTLYKDSCLSSLAPRANSSGQVRPGDLFKLSIQVALEELAKAAGYFSEQGTIFNNTMVNETASSALESCRELLGLALDHLNSSLSSSDASNVLSSGDDLRTWLSAAGTCQQTCIDGFDESAGAIKENVASYLKNSGELISNSLAIITWISSITSSFKLRRLMSMPHPSHHLGHHLGHHKVPKWVHRKERELLQSSDLRKKANAVVAKDGSGKYKTIGAALNAVPDKSNNTFVIYVKKGVYSENVRVEKSKWNVMMVGDGMDATLVTGSLNFIDGTPTFKTATFAVFGQGFIARDMGFRNTAGPAKHQAVALMSTADRSIFYRCRIDAFQDSLYAHSNRQFYRDCNIYGTIDFIFGNSAVVFQNCNILPRTPMLGQQNTITAQGKIDPNQNTGISIQNCTIWPAGNLTNVQTFLGRPWKNYSTTVYMRSMMSDIISPNGWLPWVGNSAPDTIYYAELQNYGPGSNTKSRVKWNGLKLNLSTNEASKFTVKSFIKGDKWIKLANVTYNPNL; this comes from the exons ATGGCTTCGACCAAGGCCTATGGGAAGATCAGCGAAGCAGAGCAAGCGATGCTCGATGCTCGCCGCTGCACCCGGAAGAGAACCATCGTCATAAGCCTATCATCCATTGTTCTTGTTGCCATCGGGGTCGCAGCAGTGGTTGGTACTTCGGTGCACGCCAACAACATGAGCAGCGGAAAGCCTCGACCTCTCTCAACCTCAGTGAAGGCCGTGTGCGACGTCACGCTGTACAAGGACTCGTGCCTTAGCTCCCTCGCCCCAAGGGCTAACTCAAGTGGCCAGGTCCGCCCTGGGGATCTGTTCAAGCTGTCGATCCAAGTGGCCTTGGAGGAGTTGGCCAAGGCCGCCGGCTATTTCTCCGAGCAAGGAACGATCTTCAATAACACCATGGTGAATGAGACGGCAAGTTCGGCGCTGGAGAGCTGCCGTGAGCTCCTAGGGCTTGCGCTGGACCATTTGAACAGCTCGCTGTCATCGAGCGATGCCTCGAACGTGCTCAGTTCAGGGGATGATCTCAGGACCTGGCTCAGTGCGGCCGGGACGTGCCAACAGACGTGCATCGACGGGTTTGACGAATCAGCAGGAGCAATTAAAGAGAATGTTGCGAGCTATCTCAAGAATTCAGGTGAACTGATAAGCAATAGTCTTGCGATCATCACTTGGATTTCGAGCATCACGAGCTCGTTCAAGCTAAGGCGGCTCATGAGCATGCCTCACCCCTCCCACCACCTCGGCCACCACCTCGGCCATCACAAAGTGCCAAAATGGGTGCACCGGAAAGAGCGTGAGCTGCTTCAGAGCTCCGATTTGAGGAAGAAGGCGAATGCTGTTGTGGCCAAAGACGGTTCCGGCAAGTACAAGACCATCGGAGCCGCACTCAATGCTGTGCCTGACAAGAGCAACAACACGTTCGTGATCTACGTGAAGAAGGGGGTGTACAGCGAGAATGTGCGGGTTGAGAAGTCGAAGTGGAACGTCATGATGGTCGGCGACGGGATGGATGCAACGCTGGTCACCGGCAGCCTGAACTTCATCGACGGGACTCCAACGTTTAAGACTGCAACTTTCG CTGTTTTTGGCCAAGGCTTCATTGCTAGGGACATGGGATTCCGCAACACCGCTGGCCCGGCCAAGCACCAAGCAGTGGCCCTCATGTCAACTGCCGATCGGTCCATTTTCTATCGGTGCCGCATCGACGCCTTCCAGGATTCCCTCTATGCTCACTCCAATCGCCAATTCTATCGGGATTGCAACATCTACGGGACAATCGACTTCATCTTCGGAAACTCCGCGGTTGTCTTCCAGAATTGCAACATTCTACCCAGGACGCCCATGCTTGGCCAGCAAAACACCATCACCGCTCAAGGCAAGATCGACCCTAATCAGAACACCGGCATCTCAATCCAGAACTGCACCATCTGGCCAGCGGGGAACTTGACCAATGTCCAAACGTTCCTTGGGCGACCGTGGAAGAACTACTCTACCACGGTGTACATGCGCTCCATGATGTCAGACATCATCAGCCCGAACGGTTGGCTTCCGTGGGTCGGCAACTCAGCCCCAGACACCATATACTATGCAGAACTTCAGAATTACGGACCAGGGTCTAACACAAAAAGCAGAGTCAAGTGGAATGGACTGAAATTGAACCTTTCTACTAACGAAGCTAGCAAGTTCACGGTCAAATCCTTCATCAAAGGCGACAAATGGATCAAGCTGGCGAATGTCACATATAATCCTAATTTGTGA